One Sphaerisporangium krabiense DNA segment encodes these proteins:
- the nuoK gene encoding NADH-quinone oxidoreductase subunit NuoK, whose translation MTTHYLVLSALLFAIGAVGVLVRRNAIVVFMCVELMLNACNLAFVTFARQHGNLQGQIIAFFVMIVAAAEVVVGLAIIVTIFRTRRSASVDDANLLKY comes from the coding sequence GTGACCACCCACTACCTCGTGCTCTCCGCGCTGCTGTTCGCCATCGGGGCGGTCGGCGTGCTGGTGCGCCGCAACGCCATCGTGGTGTTCATGTGCGTGGAGCTCATGCTCAACGCCTGCAACCTGGCTTTCGTCACCTTCGCCCGCCAGCACGGCAACCTCCAGGGCCAGATCATCGCGTTCTTCGTGATGATCGTGGCCGCCGCGGAGGTCGTCGTCGGTCTGGCGATCATCGTGACGATCTTCCGAACCCGCAGGTCCGCGTCGGTGGACGACGCCAACCTGCTGAAGTACTAA
- a CDS encoding NADH-quinone oxidoreductase subunit J, whose amino-acid sequence MGETITFWVLAVVSVAAAFGLVFSRKAVYSALMLGVVMLSLAVLYAVQDAPFLAVVQIIVYTGAVMMLFLFVLMLVGVDSSDSLVETIKGQRFWAIVAGLGFAVLLAAGIGNAVIGQPAGLSGAVQAEGGNVPTLATLIFTRYVFAFEVTSALLITAALGAMVLAHRERTAPKPTQKDLARARFLGDHPTPLPGPGTYARHNAIDMPALLPDGSVSELSVNRYIARYDVERGRLPENPRLAQALKNVAKGPGTEQPKVVQAVAEEPEGRAPAEEEGK is encoded by the coding sequence ATGGGTGAGACCATCACGTTCTGGGTGCTGGCGGTCGTCTCGGTGGCCGCGGCGTTCGGACTCGTCTTCAGCCGCAAGGCGGTGTACTCCGCGCTCATGCTGGGCGTGGTGATGCTCTCGCTGGCGGTTCTCTACGCCGTGCAGGACGCCCCGTTCCTCGCCGTGGTGCAGATCATCGTCTACACCGGCGCGGTCATGATGCTCTTCCTGTTCGTGCTCATGCTGGTCGGCGTCGACTCCTCCGACTCACTGGTAGAGACGATCAAGGGCCAGCGGTTCTGGGCCATCGTCGCGGGCCTCGGCTTCGCCGTCCTGCTGGCGGCGGGCATCGGCAACGCGGTGATCGGCCAGCCCGCGGGCCTGTCCGGGGCCGTCCAGGCCGAGGGCGGCAACGTCCCCACCCTGGCGACGCTGATCTTCACGCGGTACGTCTTCGCGTTCGAGGTCACCTCCGCGCTGCTCATCACCGCCGCGCTCGGCGCGATGGTGCTGGCGCACCGCGAGCGCACCGCGCCCAAGCCCACCCAGAAGGACCTGGCCCGCGCGCGGTTCCTCGGTGACCACCCGACCCCGCTGCCCGGACCCGGCACCTACGCCCGGCACAACGCCATCGACATGCCGGCGCTGCTGCCCGACGGGTCGGTCTCGGAGCTGTCGGTCAACCGTTACATCGCCCGCTACGACGTCGAGCGCGGCCGCCTGCCGGAGAACCCCCGGCTCGCCCAGGCGCTCAAGAACGTCGCCAAGGGCCCTGGCACCGAGCAGCCCAAGGTCGTCCAGGCCGTCGCCGAGGAGCCGGAGGGCCGCGCCCCCGCCGAGGAGGAAGGCAAGTGA